One stretch of Haladaptatus sp. R4 DNA includes these proteins:
- a CDS encoding DUF202 domain-containing protein, which produces MPTDSTDPTDATDSTDEGPKSGVADERTRLAWTRTILSYVRTGFASFIFGIALIRLFAGRLIDYVGIAFLGVGVLFVLGGLYLFATTR; this is translated from the coding sequence ATGCCAACCGACTCGACCGACCCAACTGACGCAACCGACTCGACGGACGAAGGCCCGAAGAGTGGCGTCGCGGATGAACGAACGCGACTCGCGTGGACTCGGACGATACTCTCGTACGTCAGAACCGGATTCGCCTCGTTCATCTTCGGTATCGCCCTCATCCGTCTGTTCGCCGGACGTCTCATCGACTACGTCGGAATCGCCTTTCTCGGCGTGGGCGTCCTGTTCGTCCTCGGCGGTCTCTACTTGTTCGCCACGACTCGTTGA
- a CDS encoding HdeD family acid-resistance protein: protein MGVEIRNQEPSQDRPASSAESRWGLLLGVGVLLILLSIVAVVGAARIRAGLGSIAFLVSFATPVAISSLFGVLLLLGGTVLTASGFGAREWSGSRGVILLAVVYTVFGLVLLVNPLAGVASLTALLFGFFLLDGLLEIGIGVQTRPEAGWVWVVLSGVVALLAAVVVLLVPPVGSLEPVSVVFGVNLFVSGVSLVIVAVGRRRAARERTPVPSPGTARH, encoded by the coding sequence ATGGGTGTCGAAATCCGAAATCAAGAGCCATCGCAAGACCGACCAGCGAGTTCCGCCGAGAGTCGGTGGGGTCTGCTTCTGGGCGTCGGGGTGTTACTGATCCTGTTGAGTATCGTCGCGGTCGTCGGTGCGGCACGGATACGCGCCGGACTGGGAAGTATCGCGTTCCTCGTTTCGTTCGCTACGCCGGTCGCCATCTCATCGCTGTTCGGCGTTCTCCTGTTGCTCGGCGGAACGGTGCTCACCGCGTCGGGATTCGGCGCGAGGGAGTGGTCGGGCAGTCGAGGAGTGATACTGCTCGCGGTCGTCTACACGGTTTTCGGGCTCGTGCTCCTCGTCAACCCGCTGGCGGGGGTCGCCTCGTTGACGGCCCTGTTGTTCGGATTCTTCCTGCTCGATGGACTCCTCGAAATCGGAATTGGGGTTCAAACTCGCCCTGAGGCGGGTTGGGTGTGGGTCGTTCTCAGCGGCGTCGTCGCACTGCTGGCCGCTGTCGTCGTCCTGCTCGTCCCTCCCGTCGGGTCGCTCGAACCGGTGAGCGTCGTTTTCGGCGTCAACCTCTTCGTGAGCGGTGTTTCCCTCGTCATCGTCGCGGTAGGACGACGGAGGGCGGCGCGCGAACGAACGCCGGTCCCGTCCCCCGGCACCGCGCGTCACTGA
- a CDS encoding carbohydrate ABC transporter permease produces MSTDSLATDGRVRRQSWQDVLPDDLFVHVALVASTLVMALPLLLALLMSTQTTTQIYQTSNLTPGGQAVHNYVAAMTEYGMGRYLLNSLVMSLVIVVGKVTISLFAALAIVYYRFRFKRLVFMFILFTLMLPVPVRILSLFQFVANIGWSDSLLALTAPYLASATTVFLLRQHFRSIPDSLIETARLDGIGPLTFLFRVLVPMSKGMIAGVAVIEFIYAWNQYLWPLTIMSTQRKQVAQVGVKLLQSASAAGQTQWGLIMAGAVIALVPPLLVLLVLHRPLLQTFGLQQK; encoded by the coding sequence ATGAGTACGGACTCGCTCGCCACGGATGGGCGAGTACGACGGCAGTCGTGGCAGGACGTGCTCCCGGACGACCTCTTCGTGCACGTCGCGCTCGTCGCCTCGACGCTCGTCATGGCGCTGCCCCTGTTGCTCGCGCTCCTGATGAGCACACAGACGACGACCCAAATATACCAGACGTCGAACCTCACTCCCGGTGGGCAGGCCGTCCACAACTACGTCGCCGCCATGACCGAGTACGGGATGGGTCGGTATCTGCTCAACTCGCTCGTCATGTCCCTCGTCATCGTCGTGGGCAAGGTGACCATCTCGCTGTTCGCGGCGCTGGCCATCGTCTACTACCGGTTCCGGTTCAAGCGGTTGGTGTTCATGTTCATCCTGTTCACGTTGATGCTCCCGGTCCCGGTGCGTATCCTCTCGCTATTCCAGTTCGTGGCGAACATCGGGTGGTCCGATTCGTTGCTCGCGTTGACCGCGCCGTACCTCGCCAGTGCGACGACCGTCTTCCTGCTTCGACAGCACTTCCGGTCCATTCCGGATTCGCTGATCGAAACCGCTCGCCTCGATGGGATCGGACCGCTCACCTTCCTGTTCCGTGTCCTCGTGCCGATGTCGAAGGGCATGATCGCCGGGGTGGCGGTCATCGAGTTTATCTACGCCTGGAATCAGTACCTCTGGCCGCTCACCATCATGAGCACGCAGCGAAAGCAGGTCGCGCAGGTTGGCGTCAAACTCCTGCAATCGGCCAGCGCCGCGGGACAGACCCAGTGGGGTCTCATCATGGCGGGTGCCGTAATCGCGCTCGTTCCTCCGCTCTTGGTCCTCCTCGTCCTGCACCGACCGCTCCTCCAAACGTTCGGTCTTCAACAAAAGTGA
- a CDS encoding DUF5518 domain-containing protein — translation MATNWRAVILGFIVMVIIGTFGGVVIPVVGTIGGGIIGGFIAGYMAGEGIGNGTWNGLLAGAFGGIVGAILLAVGGALVGSVAGPVGSVLAGTGVLLTGIVVALLFAIPSGIAGALGGWLKGSRQKRGVKPAEPATR, via the coding sequence ATGGCAACGAATTGGAGAGCGGTGATACTCGGGTTCATCGTCATGGTCATCATCGGCACGTTTGGCGGGGTTGTCATACCCGTCGTCGGGACCATCGGTGGGGGGATTATCGGGGGATTCATCGCGGGATACATGGCGGGGGAGGGGATCGGAAACGGAACGTGGAACGGACTGCTGGCCGGTGCGTTCGGCGGTATCGTCGGCGCGATACTGCTCGCGGTCGGTGGCGCGCTCGTCGGGAGCGTCGCAGGGCCCGTCGGAAGCGTGCTCGCCGGAACCGGCGTCCTGCTCACCGGCATCGTCGTCGCGCTCCTGTTCGCCATTCCGAGCGGAATCGCGGGTGCACTCGGCGGGTGGCTGAAGGGCTCCCGGCAGAAGCGGGGCGTCAAACCGGCCGAACCCGCGACGCGCTGA
- a CDS encoding MFS transporter has product MTPIRPFVVGGVTIAPFGLSIVPFVFGFGLTVLWGLVEWERRRLSRGEAVLFRPKLFTNRVYVTGLSIYAIYSIVTTGFGFVLPTFLAMAVGFDPLTIGIAFLPFAVAAILVSLGSGTVEKYLSPKRMIQVSVVLFVVGLLLLGTVLSPTVSVVSMVAPLAVFGAGAGLMRAPVSNVSLSAAGNEKGGEASGILETGKEFGRGFGNAVVGSIFLASLYGGIVDQVLNSTGIKVSQTERSRLIVSLEDAAQNFNSPGNSAAAGGLPKAVQGLLNRIVETAAVDAVQIALVLVVGFVLLQLILSGFLPNTRRSEEDEE; this is encoded by the coding sequence GTGACGCCGATTCGCCCGTTCGTCGTCGGTGGCGTGACGATTGCGCCGTTCGGACTCTCCATCGTTCCGTTCGTCTTCGGGTTCGGGTTGACGGTGCTGTGGGGTCTCGTCGAGTGGGAGCGACGACGGTTGTCCCGCGGGGAAGCCGTGCTGTTCCGCCCGAAACTGTTCACGAACCGCGTGTACGTGACGGGGCTTTCGATTTACGCCATCTACAGCATCGTCACAACCGGGTTCGGGTTCGTCCTGCCGACGTTTCTGGCGATGGCCGTCGGGTTCGACCCGTTGACCATCGGCATCGCGTTCCTGCCGTTCGCCGTCGCCGCGATACTCGTCTCGCTGGGGTCCGGAACGGTGGAGAAGTACCTCTCGCCGAAGCGCATGATTCAGGTCAGCGTCGTCCTGTTCGTCGTGGGACTGCTCCTGCTCGGCACCGTGCTATCGCCGACCGTGTCGGTCGTATCGATGGTGGCACCGTTGGCCGTGTTCGGGGCGGGTGCCGGTCTCATGCGAGCGCCCGTCTCGAACGTGTCGCTGTCCGCGGCGGGCAACGAGAAGGGCGGTGAAGCATCCGGTATCCTCGAAACCGGAAAGGAGTTCGGACGGGGGTTCGGTAACGCCGTCGTCGGGAGCATATTCCTGGCGAGTCTGTACGGCGGCATCGTGGATCAGGTCCTGAACTCCACGGGCATCAAGGTGTCACAAACCGAGCGAAGCCGACTCATCGTGTCGCTCGAAGATGCGGCGCAAAACTTCAATTCGCCAGGGAACAGCGCCGCGGCCGGGGGACTTCCGAAAGCGGTTCAGGGACTGTTGAACCGAATCGTCGAGACCGCGGCCGTCGATGCGGTACAGATCGCGCTGGTTCTCGTCGTCGGGTTCGTCCTCCTGCAGTTGATACTCTCCGGGTTCCTGCCGAACACGCGTCGCTCGGAGGAAGACGAAGAGTGA
- a CDS encoding carbohydrate ABC transporter permease, whose translation MSTKESTYSSTWQAFLLLLPTIVVLVAFLYYPSVDTIRLSLYNTGVLGIHKTFVGLGNFATLLTSPEYRHSMEMTALFAVVVVVGTLSISLFVSTLLYEVTTGQAAYLVAAIWPYALPPAVAGTVLLFLLHPSLGVITYFLDDLFGISLDWFTNGSLALIVVAIAAIWKQLGYNIIFILAALNNVPETLNEAARLDGVGRFQLVTRVYVPLISPTLLFLVVMDTIYAFFSTFSLVDLMTHGGPNGATNFLIFKLYRDAFEFSNPGLASAESVILFAIVGVLTYAQLRLSDRYVQYGGSS comes from the coding sequence ATGTCCACCAAGGAATCCACGTATTCGAGCACCTGGCAGGCCTTCCTGTTGTTGCTGCCGACGATCGTCGTCCTCGTCGCGTTTCTGTACTACCCGTCGGTCGACACGATCCGTCTGAGTCTCTACAACACCGGTGTGCTGGGTATTCACAAGACGTTCGTCGGATTGGGTAACTTCGCCACCCTCCTCACCTCGCCCGAGTATCGACACAGCATGGAGATGACGGCTCTCTTCGCCGTCGTCGTCGTGGTCGGGACCCTCTCTATTTCGTTGTTCGTCTCGACGCTCCTCTACGAGGTGACGACCGGACAAGCGGCGTATCTCGTTGCCGCCATCTGGCCGTACGCGCTTCCGCCAGCGGTTGCAGGGACCGTTCTGCTCTTCCTGTTACACCCCTCGTTGGGCGTCATCACGTACTTCCTCGACGACCTGTTCGGCATCTCCCTCGATTGGTTCACGAACGGCTCGCTCGCGCTGATAGTCGTCGCAATCGCGGCCATCTGGAAGCAACTCGGCTACAACATCATCTTCATCCTGGCCGCGTTGAACAACGTTCCGGAGACGCTCAACGAGGCCGCGCGCCTCGACGGTGTTGGACGGTTCCAACTCGTCACCCGTGTCTACGTCCCGCTTATCTCGCCAACGCTTCTGTTCCTCGTCGTCATGGACACCATCTATGCCTTCTTCAGCACGTTCTCGCTGGTGGACCTGATGACCCACGGCGGCCCGAACGGAGCGACTAACTTCCTCATCTTCAAGCTCTACCGCGACGCCTTCGAGTTCTCGAACCCCGGACTCGCGTCCGCCGAGTCGGTCATCCTGTTCGCCATCGTCGGCGTGCTGACCTACGCCCAGTTGCGACTCTCCGATCGCTACGTCCAGTACGGAGGTAGCTCATGA
- a CDS encoding MFS transporter — MSTETAETGTEAEGETGSFLDTWGTLVVVTIVMFVVSLDGAMIPVAIEPISTDLRTGASGVQAALAIYSVVDAPLLLTGAALGVLYGNKRIIRYGIVLFSIGTLIGALSPSLGIFIVGWSVIKAFADTMVTPISLALLLATYDGKRRATAFGVWGAVTASAQAVGPLLMGFLATVATWRLAIGLESVGLLAAFLLLFTVRETETQEEAVFDWGGTVLSFLSVGAIIVGFLLAGSTGG; from the coding sequence ATGTCGACTGAAACCGCGGAAACGGGGACGGAGGCGGAGGGGGAAACCGGGTCGTTCCTCGACACGTGGGGGACGCTCGTCGTCGTGACCATCGTCATGTTCGTCGTCAGCCTCGACGGGGCGATGATTCCCGTGGCCATCGAACCGATCAGCACCGACCTGCGGACGGGTGCGAGCGGCGTGCAGGCCGCGCTGGCCATCTACTCGGTGGTGGATGCACCGCTGTTGCTGACCGGCGCTGCGCTCGGCGTTCTCTACGGCAACAAGCGAATCATCAGGTACGGAATCGTGCTCTTCTCGATCGGGACGCTCATCGGTGCGTTGAGCCCGTCACTCGGGATATTCATCGTCGGTTGGTCGGTCATCAAGGCGTTCGCCGACACCATGGTGACGCCCATCTCGCTCGCGTTGCTTCTCGCCACCTACGACGGGAAACGGCGGGCGACCGCGTTCGGCGTGTGGGGTGCGGTCACCGCGTCGGCACAGGCCGTGGGACCGTTGCTGATGGGATTTCTGGCCACGGTCGCGACGTGGCGGTTGGCCATCGGCCTCGAAAGCGTCGGCCTGCTCGCGGCGTTCCTGCTGTTGTTTACGGTTCGTGAGACCGAGACGCAGGAGGAGGCCGTGTTCGACTGGGGTGGAACCGTCCTCTCGTTTCTCAGCGTCGGGGCCATCATCGTCGGCTTCCTGTTGGCGGGCAGTACGGGTGGGTGA
- a CDS encoding ABC transporter ATP-binding protein, which translates to MTTISLNDVVKRYDDVTAVNGIDLEVNNGEFLVVVGPSGCGKSTTLRMLAGLETISDGAIRFGDAVINGIPPKDRNVAMVFQNYALYPHMTAERNMTFGMNSSGSYTDDEIERAVADAADTLDIADLLDRKPGELSGGERQRVAIGRTLVRDPEILLMDEPLSNLDAKLRVEMRAELAELHAELERTTIYVTHDQTEAMTLGDRVAVMNDGQIQQVDEPQTLYDYPVNRFVAEFVGSPSMNVLPARISEDDGRRFAEGDGFRIRLPRANGNIGSEIDHAQVGIRPEDLTVGEGVGTIDLSVNVTEPLGESLLLRGTVGGNELSVKADPRREVTVGETVGLTADPERLHLFHSDTGAAIYHSSSGAHERPPTPHP; encoded by the coding sequence ATGACAACCATCTCACTAAATGATGTCGTCAAACGGTACGACGACGTAACGGCAGTCAACGGCATCGACCTCGAAGTGAACAACGGCGAGTTCCTCGTCGTCGTCGGACCGAGCGGGTGTGGAAAGTCCACGACACTCCGCATGCTCGCCGGACTCGAAACGATATCCGACGGAGCGATTCGGTTCGGCGACGCCGTGATCAACGGAATTCCCCCCAAGGATCGGAACGTGGCGATGGTGTTCCAGAACTACGCGCTCTACCCGCATATGACCGCGGAGCGTAACATGACCTTCGGGATGAATTCGTCGGGGTCGTACACGGACGACGAAATCGAGCGAGCGGTTGCCGATGCCGCCGACACCCTCGACATCGCCGACCTGCTCGACCGGAAGCCGGGCGAACTTTCCGGCGGTGAGCGACAGCGAGTCGCCATCGGTCGCACGCTCGTTCGAGACCCCGAAATCCTGCTCATGGACGAACCCCTGTCGAACCTCGACGCCAAACTTCGCGTCGAGATGCGTGCGGAACTCGCCGAGCTCCACGCCGAACTCGAACGTACCACCATCTACGTCACCCACGACCAGACGGAGGCGATGACGCTCGGCGACCGCGTCGCGGTCATGAACGACGGTCAAATCCAACAGGTCGACGAGCCACAGACGCTCTACGATTATCCCGTCAACCGGTTCGTCGCGGAGTTCGTCGGCAGTCCATCGATGAACGTCCTTCCCGCTCGCATCTCGGAGGACGACGGACGCCGGTTTGCCGAAGGCGACGGCTTCCGCATCCGGCTTCCCCGAGCGAACGGGAACATCGGCTCCGAGATAGACCACGCGCAGGTCGGTATCCGCCCCGAAGACCTTACGGTCGGTGAGGGGGTGGGAACCATCGACCTCTCGGTGAACGTTACGGAACCGCTCGGGGAGTCGCTGTTGCTCCGCGGGACCGTCGGCGGGAACGAACTCTCGGTCAAAGCGGATCCGCGTCGGGAGGTAACAGTCGGTGAAACGGTCGGTCTCACCGCCGACCCCGAACGCCTCCACCTATTCCATTCCGACACCGGAGCAGCGATCTATCACTCGTCGTCGGGTGCTCACGAGCGCCCCCCGACCCCTCACCCGTAA
- a CDS encoding methyltransferase domain-containing protein: protein MDVYDSEAARREEAAYRTPGAVERRRRVREVLSPDTGDVVLSLGPGPGFEPAELANDYDIESVIGVERSQAMLALAAERCGADGDVKLLEGEATELPLADESVDVALSVQVYGYVDALETALTELARVLRPGGSAVVYVTDWETLVWRVGDPELAAKVSRTWKSHCVRPRLGSEMATPLREAGFRIETVEPYTICNTTLDGTFAGRLVPEVRDHTAELLSRDAADAWECSVRARERAGRTFFSLSGSLYHVSKNVE from the coding sequence ATGGACGTGTACGATTCGGAGGCCGCCCGTCGTGAGGAGGCGGCCTATCGGACGCCCGGAGCCGTCGAACGTCGTCGTCGCGTGCGCGAGGTGCTCTCACCCGATACCGGCGACGTCGTTCTCTCGCTCGGGCCGGGTCCGGGGTTCGAACCCGCGGAGTTGGCGAACGACTACGATATCGAGTCCGTCATCGGCGTCGAACGGAGCCAAGCCATGCTCGCACTGGCGGCCGAGCGATGTGGGGCGGACGGCGACGTGAAACTACTGGAGGGTGAGGCGACGGAGCTTCCACTCGCCGACGAATCGGTCGATGTCGCGCTCTCCGTGCAGGTGTACGGCTACGTCGATGCCCTCGAAACGGCCCTCACGGAACTCGCTCGGGTCCTCCGTCCCGGTGGGTCGGCGGTCGTGTACGTGACTGACTGGGAGACCCTCGTCTGGCGCGTCGGCGACCCCGAACTCGCGGCGAAGGTGTCCCGAACCTGGAAGAGCCACTGCGTTCGACCGCGTCTCGGATCGGAGATGGCGACACCGCTTCGTGAAGCCGGTTTCCGCATCGAAACCGTCGAACCGTACACCATCTGCAACACGACGTTGGACGGAACGTTCGCCGGGCGATTAGTTCCGGAAGTACGCGATCACACCGCCGAACTGCTATCCCGAGACGCGGCCGACGCGTGGGAATGCTCCGTTCGAGCCCGGGAGCGCGCCGGACGGACGTTCTTCAGCCTCTCCGGGTCGTTGTATCACGTCTCGAAGAATGTCGAATGA
- a CDS encoding ABC transporter substrate-binding protein translates to MTNDSTRRTFLATSAATGAVTLAGCAGQLTGGSSTTTIKFWHAMGGDTAKLLKQMGSDFESDHEDVSVEVTSKGSYRETLNSTLSAVKAKKPPAVAQIFDIGTGLARTSDAFVSVQDIIPSDSIDYDNFLNPVLNYYRIGDTLNSMPFNSSNPVLYYNKDAFEKAGLDPGNPPKTFQGITDASAKLMDSGATKKGITWPNHGWFVEQWMAEQNQLLVDEKNGRAGNPTEIYLESDAAKRIFNWWTDLYDQGAYLNPGIEAWSAAKQAFIAGKVGMLITSTSGISSTTAGAKENGFEMGTGYLPVPEGKREGVVIGGGSLWVPKGLSDAKQKAAADFLVWLTKPEQQVRWHKNTGYFPVRKEAVSQLQDNGWFDQNPNFKTAFDQLQATKDTTATRGAQMAPFAKTRTIVEKSYVSMIQGTGVDSALASAKKDVESELARSNGK, encoded by the coding sequence ATGACGAACGATTCCACTCGTCGAACGTTTCTCGCCACGAGCGCTGCGACCGGTGCAGTGACACTCGCCGGTTGTGCCGGTCAATTGACCGGTGGAAGCTCCACGACCACCATCAAGTTCTGGCACGCGATGGGTGGCGATACCGCGAAGCTGTTGAAACAGATGGGATCGGATTTCGAATCCGACCACGAAGATGTCTCCGTCGAGGTGACGTCGAAGGGAAGCTACCGCGAGACGTTGAATTCGACCCTCTCGGCGGTCAAAGCGAAAAAACCCCCGGCGGTCGCACAGATCTTCGACATCGGGACCGGCCTGGCACGAACCAGTGATGCGTTCGTCTCCGTCCAAGACATCATTCCGTCGGATAGTATCGACTACGACAACTTTCTGAACCCGGTTCTCAACTACTACCGTATCGGCGACACGCTCAATTCGATGCCGTTCAACTCCTCGAATCCGGTGCTGTACTACAACAAGGACGCCTTCGAGAAGGCCGGTCTCGACCCCGGGAATCCCCCGAAAACCTTCCAAGGGATCACGGATGCCTCCGCGAAGTTGATGGACTCGGGTGCGACGAAAAAGGGAATCACGTGGCCGAACCACGGCTGGTTCGTCGAGCAGTGGATGGCGGAGCAAAACCAACTGCTCGTCGACGAGAAGAACGGCCGTGCGGGTAACCCGACCGAGATCTATCTCGAAAGCGACGCGGCAAAGCGCATCTTCAACTGGTGGACCGACCTGTACGATCAGGGTGCATACCTCAATCCCGGTATCGAGGCATGGAGTGCCGCGAAACAGGCGTTCATCGCCGGAAAAGTCGGGATGCTTATCACCTCTACTTCGGGTATCTCCTCCACCACGGCGGGCGCGAAAGAAAACGGGTTCGAGATGGGAACCGGCTACTTGCCCGTCCCGGAGGGGAAGCGAGAGGGCGTCGTCATCGGCGGTGGTTCGCTCTGGGTCCCGAAGGGCCTCTCGGACGCCAAACAGAAGGCGGCGGCGGACTTCCTCGTGTGGCTCACGAAGCCCGAACAGCAAGTTCGATGGCACAAGAACACCGGTTACTTCCCGGTTCGAAAGGAAGCCGTCAGCCAGCTCCAAGACAACGGTTGGTTCGACCAAAATCCCAACTTCAAAACCGCGTTCGACCAGCTTCAGGCCACGAAGGACACGACGGCGACCCGTGGTGCACAGATGGCACCGTTCGCAAAAACCCGAACTATCGTCGAGAAGAGCTACGTGAGTATGATCCAGGGCACCGGCGTCGATAGCGCACTCGCCAGTGCGAAGAAGGACGTCGAATCGGAACTGGCCCGCTCGAACGGGAAGTAA
- a CDS encoding cytochrome P450 has product MASDQPAAVLRPPKALRDRERQVAPFDWYEKMRLESPVRYDDDRNMWDVFRYEDVDRILSDYETFTSNVRDATESPFDDDQQGFNRTMINSEPPEHDRLRGFVNERFRPGTIRELQPRLEELTDEFLDGIADEDRIDVVGDFAYPFPVTVIAELLGIPADRRDEFKAWSDALVASPREETKAAVEKNQQERQRARREMGEYFGDLLDERSDGDGDDLVTLAATSDELDREEKVGFCMLLLIAGNITTTNLITNAIWCFHEQGTMEAVRSGEIDRKKAIEEVLRYRSPVQSLRRVAARDVEVGGKSIEKGDVISAWIASANRDSDVFDDPTEFRPERSPNRHIAFGKGIHYCLGAPLARVEADIALKALLEQFDTIEPTDAAKKPVPSQVLYGLESLPCRVE; this is encoded by the coding sequence ATGGCATCCGATCAACCCGCGGCGGTCCTCCGCCCTCCGAAAGCGCTGCGCGACAGGGAACGACAAGTGGCACCGTTCGACTGGTACGAGAAGATGCGTCTCGAATCGCCCGTCCGGTACGACGACGACCGGAACATGTGGGACGTGTTCCGGTACGAGGACGTCGACCGCATCCTCTCGGATTACGAGACGTTTACGTCCAACGTACGCGACGCCACGGAGTCGCCGTTCGACGACGACCAGCAGGGGTTCAACCGGACGATGATCAACTCGGAACCGCCCGAACACGACCGACTTCGCGGCTTCGTGAACGAGCGGTTCAGGCCCGGAACGATACGCGAACTGCAACCCCGACTCGAAGAGCTGACCGACGAATTCCTGGACGGCATCGCGGACGAAGACCGGATCGACGTCGTCGGCGATTTCGCGTACCCGTTCCCCGTGACGGTCATCGCGGAACTGCTCGGCATCCCCGCCGACCGCCGGGACGAGTTCAAGGCGTGGTCGGACGCGCTCGTCGCCAGTCCGCGCGAGGAGACGAAAGCGGCGGTCGAAAAGAACCAACAGGAGCGCCAACGCGCCCGTCGGGAGATGGGCGAGTACTTCGGCGACCTGCTGGACGAACGATCCGACGGGGACGGCGACGACCTCGTGACGCTCGCCGCGACGAGCGACGAACTCGACCGGGAGGAGAAGGTCGGCTTCTGCATGCTGCTCCTCATCGCGGGCAATATCACGACGACGAACCTCATCACGAACGCGATTTGGTGTTTCCACGAACAGGGAACCATGGAAGCCGTTCGGTCCGGCGAGATCGACCGCAAAAAGGCCATCGAGGAGGTGCTTCGATACCGTTCGCCCGTCCAGTCGCTTCGCCGCGTCGCCGCCCGCGACGTCGAAGTCGGCGGTAAATCCATCGAGAAGGGCGACGTGATCTCGGCGTGGATCGCCTCGGCGAACCGCGACTCCGACGTGTTCGACGACCCCACCGAGTTCCGTCCCGAGCGGAGTCCGAACCGACACATCGCGTTCGGCAAGGGAATCCACTACTGTCTGGGCGCACCGCTCGCCCGCGTCGAGGCCGACATCGCCCTCAAGGCGCTGTTGGAACAGTTCGACACCATCGAGCCGACGGATGCGGCGAAAAAACCGGTTCCGAGTCAGGTTCTGTACGGACTCGAAAGCCTTCCGTGCCGCGTGGAATAA